Proteins from a genomic interval of Lolium perenne isolate Kyuss_39 chromosome 1, Kyuss_2.0, whole genome shotgun sequence:
- the LOC127331984 gene encoding uncharacterized protein: MHSQRMAALLIDIDAAKKESDGPSVHFPNRGGVEDENMDGADRHDDEGTSNHDDEEIPAADSEETDNDEFVVEARAAVMDSRTLVVDMPQSAVLLDSSTGGDVAGEQVSVDSPVMSPTNPPFARIPEGISAEAWNRAPDPPSMELFSQDPDGVVVSEDQITIHAEEITPPADVPSVVKLDDTSSEQPKVMEGTTPPIPSRDAEDHLGENVSPQHPTNTDVSVIKRAKLFAADGKLSLIAGIPLNVGSTVVVAERSPSPSDVVADVVTKDASTGAKTVEKKTRYKRAAKGELSPPKLKKIKVSQDVVRKYDKYVSHGRKFKRKKKNEVAKEFLKIGRFFCSYKSFIGALRPRQYLSNVVMAVWTEKFNHAAKASAEKNPRNHKRYAFSPYFAEKLAVETSTFDPASVMKEFKIACSKFKILKDDMLYLPIVQADHWIVCCINLLCKQFHIFDSMMPENGVSSLAKAANNLFSNFVRTANESKVSWVDFGKFKETTPDHPQQDTL, translated from the exons ATGCATTCGCAGCGCATGGCAGCTTTGCTTATTGACATAGATGCAGCAAAGAAAGAAAGTGATGGTCCTAGTGTGCATTTCCCAAACAGAGGTGGAGTTGAAGATGAAAATATGGACGGTGCTGACAGACATGATGATGAAGGTACTTCCAATCATGATGATGAAGAAATCCCGGCAGCTGATTCTGAAGAAACAGACAACGACGAGTTTGTTGTCGAAGCAAGGGCTGCTGTCATGGACTCACGCACACTCGTCGTGGATATGCCGCAATCTGCTGTTCTGTTGGATTCTTCTACTGGTGGAGATGTTGCTGGTGAACAGGTTTCTGTTGACAGCCCTGTGATGTCACCTACAAACCCACCATTTGCTCGTATACCGGAGGGTATATCTGCAGAAGCTTGGAATAGAGCCCCTGACCCTCCATCAATGGAGCTATTCTCTCAGGATCCAGATGGAGTTGTTGTGTCTGAAGATCAAATCACTATTCATGCAGAAGAAATTACTCCGCCTGCTGATGTTCCTTCTGTAGTGAAGCTTGACGACACAT CTTCTGAGCAGCCTAAAGTTATGGAGGGTACAACACCACCCATACCATCCAGGGATGCTGAAGATCACTTGGGCGAGAACGTGTCACCGCAACATCCTACAAACACAG ATGTTTCAGTTATTAAGAGAGCTAAACTTTTTGCTGCCGATGGCAAACTAAGTCTGATTGCTGGTATTCCTTTAAATGTGGGCTCAACTGTTGTTGTGGCTGAAAGAAGCCCTTCTCCTTCTG ATGTTGTTGCAGATGTTGTCACAAAAGATGCTAGTACTggtgctaaaactgttgaaaagaaaactaggtacaagAGGGCTGCCAAGGGTGAACTCTCTCCTCCGAAGCTGAAGAAGATTAAGGTCTCTCAAGATGTTGTGCGTAAGTACGACAAATATGTTTCACATGGACGGAAattcaagaggaagaagaagaatgaagTGGC CAAAGAGTTTCTGAAGATTGGTCGATTCTTTTGCTCGTACAAGTCCTTCATTGGAGCTCTTCGTCCACGCCAATATTTGAGCAATGTAGTGATGGCAGTTTGGACAGAGAAGTTCAATCATGCAGCAAAAGCAAGTGCTGAGAAGAATCCCCGAAATCACAAGAGATATGCTTTCTCTCCGTACTTTGCG GAAAAGCTTGCTGTAGAAACCTCTACTTTTGACCCTGCCTCTGTCATGAAAGAGTTCAAAATTGCATGTAGCAAATTCAAAATTCTGAAAGATGACATG CTTTACCTGCCCATTGTACAAGCCGATCACTGGATTGTATGCTGCATCAACTTGCTGTGCAAGCAATTTCACATTTTTGATTCAATGATGCCAGAGAATGGTGTGAGCAGCTTAGCAAAAGCAGCAAACAACTTG TTCTCCAACTTCGTCCGGACTGCAAACGAGTCCAAAGTTTCATGGGTTGACTTTGGGAAATTCAAGGAAACCACACCTGACCATCCACAGCAAGACACTTTGTAA
- the LOC127296056 gene encoding signaling peptide TAXIMIN 1-like, with translation MCCCCCGDGDCRPLGWLLGLPFALVAVLISIAGAVIWIIGLPISCICPCCLCVTLVLEAAVELIKAPFHVMVWFTSKIPC, from the exons ATGTGCTGCTGCTGTTGCGGCGACGGCGATTGCCGGCCGCTCGGGTGGCTGCTCGGACTGCCGTTCGCCCTGGTCGCCGTCCTCATCTCCATCGCCGGGGCCGTCATCTGGATCATCGG GCTGCCGATCTCCTGCATCTGCCCGTGCTGCCTGTGCGTGACGCTAGTGCtggaggcggcggtggagctCATCAAGGCGCCGTTTCATGTGATGGTCTGGTTCACCTCCAAGATACCCTGCTAG